From Verrucomicrobiales bacterium, a single genomic window includes:
- a CDS encoding response regulator yields MNTSLRHRVLIIDDTLSIHEDIRKILRAQRTSDQALEDLESELFETTTKHQAPLQVDTESATQGAEGLLKLEQAAASNQPFALAIVDMRMPPGWDGIQTIQRLWEKDPTLQVVLCTAYSDYTWEEIVSKLAHPENLLILKKPFDNIELLQIVHALTRRWELARAAA; encoded by the coding sequence ATGAACACCTCCCTGCGACATCGCGTTCTCATTATCGACGACACCTTGTCGATCCACGAAGATATCCGGAAGATCCTCCGCGCTCAGAGGACCAGTGATCAAGCCTTGGAGGATCTGGAGTCCGAGCTGTTCGAAACCACTACCAAGCACCAAGCGCCGCTTCAAGTTGACACTGAATCGGCTACGCAGGGTGCAGAAGGTTTGTTGAAGCTTGAGCAAGCGGCAGCGAGCAACCAACCGTTCGCCTTGGCCATTGTCGACATGCGAATGCCTCCCGGTTGGGACGGCATTCAAACGATTCAGCGCCTTTGGGAGAAGGATCCTACACTGCAGGTGGTTCTCTGCACAGCCTACTCCGACTACACGTGGGAGGAGATCGTGTCCAAACTAGCTCACCCGGAGAATTTACTGATCCTCAAGAAGCCTTTCGACAACATTGAGCTGCTCCAAATTGTTCACGCCCTGACTCGCCGCTGGGAACTGGCTCGTGCGGCAGCCTAG
- a CDS encoding SMP-30/gluconolactonase/LRE family protein, whose product MMFKAPESIDPGPRRGWPTLQRQALQPDRLGVLLALALALLGRPLEAQTPRDDGRMSSRPLTVAPAAKLTVRHVLTNSVQGLAWNLKDQQLYLAVVDDELDVSQVLRLGVTGPPALWLEHAQGLSGIVFGRRGHLLGAQISGHRIVKHSVGKRGPRSLEVILEEPTLNQPNDLCEAPNGDIYFTDPDFLRHARSAVYLMRPKGELLQLITEMPLPNGLALSLDATTLYVSDSHDRLWRSYPIMANGVTGPGSVFFNPPTEDRTPPNGMALDADGNLYLTGRGGVWVVNSAGEPLGLIEIPGFCSAVAFGGPDGNILFVASEQKLYCLEMRVQGGRWHRPAKTQPKRSASEQQPVATVPKS is encoded by the coding sequence ATGATGTTTAAAGCCCCAGAGTCCATAGACCCCGGCCCGCGCAGAGGCTGGCCGACGCTTCAACGGCAAGCACTCCAGCCCGACAGACTGGGGGTCCTTCTTGCGCTGGCGCTGGCGCTGCTCGGAAGGCCGCTAGAAGCTCAAACCCCGCGGGACGATGGCCGGATGTCCTCCCGTCCGCTCACGGTGGCCCCCGCTGCAAAGCTCACCGTCAGGCATGTGCTCACCAACTCGGTTCAAGGGCTCGCCTGGAATCTCAAAGACCAGCAGCTTTACCTAGCAGTCGTGGACGATGAACTCGATGTTAGCCAAGTCCTGCGACTCGGCGTGACGGGTCCGCCTGCGCTCTGGCTGGAGCACGCTCAGGGATTGTCCGGCATTGTGTTCGGTCGGCGGGGACACCTGCTCGGAGCCCAGATCTCGGGTCATCGCATCGTGAAGCACTCCGTGGGAAAACGCGGGCCTCGCAGCCTCGAGGTGATTCTGGAGGAACCCACGCTCAACCAACCCAACGATCTGTGCGAGGCACCCAACGGTGACATTTACTTCACGGATCCTGATTTTCTCCGCCACGCTCGGAGCGCCGTCTACCTGATGCGGCCCAAAGGAGAACTTCTCCAACTCATCACGGAGATGCCGCTGCCCAACGGGTTGGCGCTGTCCCTGGACGCAACAACTCTCTACGTTTCGGATAGTCACGATCGGCTGTGGCGGAGCTATCCCATCATGGCCAACGGCGTCACCGGGCCAGGATCGGTTTTCTTCAATCCCCCCACCGAAGATCGCACCCCGCCCAACGGCATGGCCCTTGATGCCGATGGAAACCTGTACCTCACGGGTCGCGGAGGTGTTTGGGTGGTAAACTCCGCAGGAGAACCTTTGGGGCTGATCGAGATTCCCGGGTTCTGCTCGGCGGTCGCTTTCGGCGGTCCGGACGGCAATATCCTGTTCGTCGCCTCCGAACAAAAGCTCTACTGTCTCGAAATGCGGGTGCAGGGTGGACGTTGGCACCGTCCCGCCAAAACGCAGCCGAAACGCAGCGCTTCCGAGCAGCAGCCTGTCGCGACGGTTCCGAAGAGCTAA
- a CDS encoding HAMP domain-containing protein, with amino-acid sequence MSIRQRILCALGSLLLVGSLVSWLAVRMIQDMESSISFLSSNSAVQAGTAAKMVTTLARLENQLGAMLSTSKRLGEGDEQGHSYLDQQWAGALTEYQSLQTYLSNCATAARATSSSVGRGESFGGMRDAGTVESPRHLGELDRQLANFRPHLETFYTKVKGSPSEARIYLEGELDLVLAELSRSFNLYLSQAEGDLAVAAIEARAQAGRTVTSIILLWCLAASCVAGLTWWSVRSLVARLAVIREAVASLGQGGLGIRLPTGEKDELGEIADAFNRMCEDLHRTTLSRDYVEAILQNTPLPLIVVSPSGFIRSANRACERLLNIGPNELDSLAWTALFPSGGSLPLAAVLSKDVVLRAHGNVLIPVSLSMSAVRDEDDQPVDWICLAEDLRERKKTDEAMRELQASLVESSRKAGMSEIATGVLHNIGNVLNSVNVSANLLLDQLRASRASSFTKAAELLRSNLDQIGHFITHDPKGQKLPKFLIGLSEQLNREQKAWSDELDQLLRNIEHIKQVVAVQQSYAKLSGVMERLSVETLLEDALRLSSASLARHQIEVVRAYDPVPEVFLDRHKTLQIIINLVNNAKQALLKRPLDRRLTLRIQKSLDGTKLRIQVADNGEGIEAQNQLRIFQHGFTTKSTGHGFGLHSGANSAKEMGGALSVSSLGIDCGAEFTLELPLNVTQSGGGTHAQDDSPPEHARETAA; translated from the coding sequence ATGTCCATTCGTCAACGAATTCTGTGTGCGCTCGGCTCCTTGCTCCTCGTGGGCAGCCTGGTGAGTTGGCTGGCGGTACGCATGATCCAAGACATGGAGTCCAGCATCTCCTTTCTGAGCAGCAACAGCGCTGTGCAGGCTGGGACCGCCGCGAAAATGGTAACGACGCTGGCTCGATTGGAGAATCAGTTAGGCGCCATGCTCTCGACCAGCAAGCGATTGGGGGAGGGGGATGAGCAGGGACACAGCTATCTGGATCAGCAGTGGGCAGGGGCACTGACTGAATATCAGAGTTTGCAGACCTACCTGTCCAATTGTGCAACGGCCGCCCGAGCAACTTCGTCTTCGGTAGGGCGGGGGGAGAGCTTCGGAGGCATGCGCGATGCCGGCACAGTCGAATCGCCCAGACATCTGGGAGAGCTCGACCGGCAGCTGGCCAACTTTCGTCCACATTTGGAGACCTTCTACACCAAGGTAAAGGGTTCGCCCTCTGAAGCCAGGATTTACCTGGAGGGAGAGCTGGATTTGGTTTTGGCTGAGCTGAGTCGCTCGTTTAACCTATATTTGTCTCAAGCGGAGGGTGATCTTGCTGTGGCCGCGATCGAGGCCCGCGCCCAGGCCGGTCGGACGGTGACCAGTATCATCCTGCTCTGGTGTCTCGCGGCCAGCTGTGTCGCTGGGCTCACTTGGTGGAGTGTTCGATCGCTGGTAGCAAGGCTCGCCGTCATCCGTGAGGCAGTTGCATCTCTCGGACAGGGGGGGCTCGGGATTCGCTTGCCCACGGGTGAGAAGGACGAGCTGGGAGAGATCGCCGACGCCTTTAACCGCATGTGCGAGGATCTTCATCGGACCACCCTGTCCAGGGACTACGTTGAGGCCATTCTGCAAAACACCCCGCTTCCTCTGATTGTTGTTTCGCCTAGTGGCTTCATTCGCTCGGCGAACCGGGCCTGTGAGCGGCTCCTGAACATCGGTCCCAACGAGCTGGACAGTCTGGCTTGGACTGCGTTGTTTCCGTCGGGAGGAAGCCTGCCTTTGGCAGCCGTGTTGAGCAAGGATGTCGTGCTTCGAGCCCATGGCAACGTGCTGATCCCGGTTTCCCTGTCCATGTCGGCTGTGCGCGATGAGGATGATCAGCCTGTGGACTGGATCTGCCTGGCTGAGGACCTGCGGGAGCGGAAGAAGACCGACGAAGCGATGCGGGAGTTGCAAGCAAGCCTGGTGGAATCCTCGCGCAAAGCCGGGATGTCGGAGATTGCGACGGGAGTGCTTCACAATATCGGGAACGTGCTTAACAGCGTTAATGTGTCGGCAAACCTCCTCCTGGACCAACTGAGGGCCTCACGAGCATCGAGCTTCACGAAGGCTGCCGAACTTCTGCGGTCGAACCTGGATCAGATCGGTCACTTCATCACCCACGACCCCAAGGGCCAAAAGCTGCCCAAGTTTCTTATCGGGCTGTCGGAGCAACTCAACCGCGAACAAAAGGCCTGGTCGGATGAGCTGGACCAGCTGCTACGCAACATCGAACACATCAAGCAAGTGGTCGCGGTTCAGCAGTCGTATGCCAAACTGTCCGGGGTGATGGAGCGGCTTTCGGTCGAGACCTTGCTGGAAGATGCGTTGAGGCTGTCATCCGCGTCGCTGGCGCGCCATCAAATCGAGGTGGTTCGGGCATACGACCCCGTCCCGGAGGTCTTCCTGGATCGGCACAAAACCCTCCAGATCATCATCAATCTTGTGAACAACGCCAAGCAGGCGCTGCTGAAGCGGCCGTTGGACCGTCGTTTAACCCTGCGCATCCAAAAGAGCCTCGATGGCACGAAGCTCAGGATACAAGTTGCGGATAACGGTGAGGGTATCGAAGCGCAGAACCAGCTGAGAATTTTTCAGCATGGGTTCACTACGAAATCCACGGGGCATGGATTCGGGCTTCACAGCGGGGCGAATAGCGCGAAGGAGATGGGGGGGGCGCTGTCCGTCTCCAGCCTGGGCATCGATTGCGGAGCGGAGTTTACCCTGGAGCTTCCCCTGAACGTCACTCAGTCCGGTGGTGGGACTCACGCGCAGGACGACTCCCCGCCTGAACATGCACGCGAGACGGCAGCCTAG